A single genomic interval of Brevundimonas diminuta harbors:
- a CDS encoding peptidase translates to MLVDDGLAMIADTRTNAGVDNISSYRKLHIYKSPGERILAVATAGNLSVTQTALAMVAAGIKLPDSTELETLQTAPTLFRAAQLLGHAMASVRASINTPPTPTADGLNVTASMLLGGQIAGGKMGLYLIYGQGNFIECGPDTPYLQIGELKYGKPILDRALHSSTSLSEAVKLGLISFDSTIRSNIAVGPPLDLIVMPRDQVTGTARRIEADDPYFRDLGRRWSEALAAAHRAMPDPTWLDIDTSAPQRSISAVG, encoded by the coding sequence ATGCTGGTGGACGACGGGTTGGCGATGATCGCCGACACGCGCACCAATGCGGGTGTGGACAACATCTCGTCCTATCGCAAACTGCACATCTACAAATCGCCGGGCGAGCGCATCCTGGCGGTCGCGACGGCGGGAAATCTGTCGGTCACCCAGACGGCGCTGGCCATGGTCGCAGCCGGGATCAAACTGCCGGACTCCACCGAGCTTGAGACGCTCCAGACCGCCCCGACCCTGTTCCGCGCCGCCCAGCTTCTGGGTCATGCGATGGCCAGCGTGCGCGCCAGCATCAATACCCCGCCGACGCCGACCGCCGATGGGCTGAACGTCACCGCCTCCATGCTGCTGGGCGGTCAGATCGCCGGCGGCAAAATGGGGCTGTATCTGATCTACGGGCAGGGCAACTTCATCGAGTGCGGGCCCGATACGCCCTATCTGCAGATCGGCGAGCTGAAATACGGCAAACCCATTCTGGATCGCGCCCTGCACAGCTCCACCTCCCTGTCCGAGGCGGTGAAGCTGGGGCTGATCTCGTTCGACTCGACCATCCGCTCGAACATCGCCGTCGGCCCGCCGCTGGACCTGATCGTCATGCCGCGCGACCAGGTGACCGGCACGGCGCGGCGCATCGAGGCGGATGATCCCTATTTCCGCGATCTGGGTCGGCGTTGGTCCGAAGCTTTGGCCGCCGCCCACCGCGCCATGCCCGATCCGACCTGGCTGGATATCGACACGTCGGCGCCCCAGAGGAGCATCAGCGCCGTCGGCTAG
- a CDS encoding TonB-dependent receptor, which yields MSESRAAALRSLLFASSAAGMLVVAPAIAADVTAEDGVVVTADQSQPANLGTIDVNGQFKKPAPVSPEFVAPLVDTPRTVTVIPQAIIEQTSASSLQDLLSNSPGITFGAGEGGQPLADRPFIRGQSSGNNIFVDGIRDTGGQQREVFNLEQVEVIKGPDAVYSGRGSGGGSINLASKSPKLNAFTNVSAGAGTDGYLRGTVDANLPLGETAALRINLMGAQGDVPGRDAVDYDKWGAAISLGAGLGTPSSMVFSYYHLTSDQMPDYGIPLFTKIQSRTTDSGVLDVPYDSFYGLKARDYLTNEVDAFTFKAEHRLNDFATIRNVSRYSQTLNDYIVTNPGDGGYVGRAADGTYWMKRGTKTRWNPVTTLANVTDVFGQFATGSIKHSYDVGVELSREHNRNASYSTYTTSGSACPTGLTTVSGSYPTAAGSLGAGDCTPVYNPNPDDAWTGVINRGPTSSNTTEAIGVYANDSITLTERLILNLGVRWDQYSVKGVNATATQSAGVWTTTGYTAVSEQTWEFTNYQVGLVFKPTQNSSVYASWSTSSTPPTISAGDQNASGGTGTVDGVANTVLDPEDTESFEIGAKANVLNDRLALSAAAFHLTRKNALVLVQPNIFRQEGEVEVNGFELGVSGSITPKWTVFGGYTYMDSELTKAAVVVSGTPPVASVNPLQGLPLANTPKHSASLFTTYRVLPRLTVGGGVYYTSKSLGGNQGGAGGGNNRIYAPEWTRVDAFAAYDLTDRATLQLNVKNATDEEYIMRTNGVHHADVAAGRQAILALNLRF from the coding sequence ATGTCCGAATCCCGCGCCGCCGCGCTCCGCTCGCTTCTGTTCGCCTCCAGCGCCGCAGGCATGCTGGTCGTCGCCCCTGCCATCGCCGCTGACGTGACCGCCGAAGACGGCGTGGTCGTCACGGCCGACCAGTCCCAGCCCGCCAATCTGGGCACGATCGACGTCAACGGTCAGTTCAAGAAGCCGGCTCCCGTCAGCCCCGAATTCGTCGCGCCCCTGGTGGACACGCCGCGCACCGTGACGGTGATCCCCCAGGCCATCATCGAACAGACCTCGGCCTCGTCCTTGCAGGACCTGCTGTCCAATTCCCCCGGCATCACGTTCGGGGCAGGCGAGGGCGGTCAGCCCCTGGCCGATCGTCCCTTCATCCGGGGCCAGTCGTCGGGCAACAACATCTTCGTGGACGGCATTCGCGACACGGGCGGCCAGCAGCGGGAGGTCTTCAACCTCGAACAGGTCGAGGTCATCAAGGGGCCGGACGCTGTCTATTCGGGACGCGGTTCGGGCGGCGGCAGCATCAACCTGGCCTCCAAGTCGCCCAAGCTGAACGCCTTCACCAATGTCAGCGCGGGCGCGGGCACGGACGGCTATCTGCGCGGCACGGTCGATGCGAACCTGCCGCTGGGCGAGACCGCCGCCTTGCGCATCAATCTGATGGGCGCCCAGGGCGACGTGCCCGGCCGCGACGCCGTCGACTACGACAAATGGGGTGCGGCCATCAGCCTAGGCGCCGGCCTGGGCACGCCGTCGTCGATGGTCTTCAGCTACTATCACCTGACCAGCGACCAGATGCCCGACTACGGCATTCCGCTGTTCACCAAGATCCAGTCACGCACGACCGACAGCGGCGTTCTGGATGTGCCCTATGACAGCTTCTACGGGCTGAAGGCGCGCGACTACCTGACCAATGAGGTAGATGCGTTCACCTTCAAGGCCGAGCATCGCCTCAACGATTTCGCCACGATCCGCAACGTCAGCCGCTACTCGCAGACGCTGAACGACTACATCGTCACCAACCCCGGCGACGGCGGCTATGTCGGACGCGCGGCGGACGGGACCTACTGGATGAAGCGGGGCACCAAGACCCGCTGGAACCCGGTCACCACCCTGGCCAATGTGACGGATGTCTTCGGCCAATTCGCCACCGGTTCGATCAAGCACAGCTATGACGTCGGCGTGGAGCTGTCGCGCGAGCACAACAGGAACGCCTCCTATTCCACCTACACCACCTCGGGCTCGGCCTGTCCGACCGGTCTGACGACCGTCAGCGGGTCGTATCCGACCGCCGCCGGGTCGCTGGGCGCCGGCGACTGCACCCCGGTCTACAACCCCAATCCCGACGACGCCTGGACCGGCGTGATCAATCGCGGCCCGACCAGTTCGAACACGACCGAGGCCATCGGCGTCTATGCCAACGACAGCATCACCCTGACCGAGCGACTGATTCTGAACCTGGGCGTTCGCTGGGACCAGTATTCGGTCAAGGGCGTAAATGCGACCGCGACCCAGTCGGCCGGCGTCTGGACGACGACGGGCTATACGGCTGTGTCGGAACAAACCTGGGAGTTCACCAACTATCAGGTCGGCCTGGTGTTCAAGCCGACGCAGAACAGCAGCGTCTATGCGTCCTGGTCCACCTCCTCGACGCCGCCAACCATTTCAGCGGGCGACCAGAACGCCTCGGGCGGTACGGGCACGGTCGATGGCGTCGCCAACACCGTTCTGGATCCGGAAGATACCGAAAGCTTCGAGATCGGCGCCAAGGCCAACGTCTTGAACGACCGTCTCGCCCTGTCGGCGGCCGCCTTCCATCTGACGCGCAAGAACGCCCTGGTCCTGGTTCAGCCCAACATCTTCCGTCAGGAAGGCGAGGTCGAGGTCAACGGCTTCGAGCTGGGCGTGTCGGGCAGCATCACGCCGAAGTGGACCGTGTTCGGCGGCTACACCTACATGGACTCCGAACTGACCAAGGCGGCCGTTGTCGTGTCGGGCACGCCGCCGGTCGCCAGCGTCAATCCGCTGCAAGGTCTGCCGCTGGCCAATACGCCCAAGCACAGCGCCAGCCTGTTCACCACCTATCGCGTCCTGCCCCGGCTGACGGTCGGCGGCGGCGTCTACTACACGTCCAAATCTCTGGGCGGCAACCAGGGCGGCGCGGGCGGCGGGAATAACCGCATCTATGCGCCCGAATGGACCCGCGTGGACGCCTTCGCCGCCTATGATTTGACGGACCGCGCGACGCTTCAGTTGAACGTCAAGAACGCGACGGACGAGGAATACATCATGCGCACCAACGGCGTTCACCACGCCGATGTGGCCGCAGGTCGCCAGGCCATCCTGGCCCTGAACCTGCGCTTCTAA
- a CDS encoding Fe2+-dependent dioxygenase translates to MLLQIPEVFSKAEVAALRARLDAGPWADGNATSGHQSATAKKNLQLPEDSDVAKEVSALVVQALNANPMFVAAALPHTIFPPLFNCYEGGGEFGLHVDNAIRQARGGGAIRIRSDLSATLFLSEPEDYDGGELIIEEMYGSQAIKLPAGDLVLYPSKSLHRVTPVTRGARVSSFMWMQSLVRDDADRETLFRLDIATQRVASEKGPKDQAVIELTGVYHNLLRRWTEV, encoded by the coding sequence GTGCTGCTGCAGATTCCGGAAGTCTTCTCCAAGGCCGAGGTCGCGGCGCTGCGTGCACGGCTGGACGCCGGGCCGTGGGCGGACGGCAACGCCACCTCGGGCCATCAATCGGCGACGGCGAAGAAGAACCTGCAACTGCCCGAGGATTCGGACGTGGCCAAAGAGGTCTCGGCCCTGGTCGTCCAGGCGCTGAACGCCAATCCGATGTTCGTGGCGGCGGCCCTGCCGCACACGATCTTTCCGCCCCTGTTCAACTGCTACGAGGGTGGGGGCGAGTTCGGCCTGCACGTCGACAACGCCATCCGTCAGGCGCGGGGCGGCGGGGCGATCCGCATTCGCAGCGATCTGTCGGCGACCCTGTTCCTGTCCGAACCCGAGGACTACGATGGCGGCGAACTGATCATCGAGGAGATGTATGGGTCGCAGGCGATCAAGCTGCCGGCTGGCGATCTGGTCCTCTATCCGTCCAAGAGCCTGCATCGGGTCACGCCAGTGACGCGCGGCGCGCGGGTCTCGTCCTTCATGTGGATGCAGAGCCTGGTTCGCGACGACGCGGATCGCGAGACCCTGTTCCGCCTGGACATCGCCACCCAGCGCGTGGCGTCCGAGAAGGGGCCGAAGGATCAGGCGGTGATCGAACTGACCGGCGTCTATCACAATCTGCTGCGGCGCTGGACCGAGGTCTGA
- a CDS encoding PepSY-associated TM helix domain-containing protein — MTELATQRQAETAAKGPKPKAALNGARSFWLKQLHSWHWISAAVSLVGMILFAVTGITLNHAASIPGDPVTVEQTATLPAPLLQRLASFPQETTDPVPDAVARWASDALKVEIAGKPTETTAEEVYVALAMPGGDGWVTIDRSTGETLHEKTTRGWIAYLNDLHKGRNAGVVWFWFIDVFAAACVIFAVTGLGLMFLHAKGRPSTWPLAALGLLIPVVIALIFIH, encoded by the coding sequence GTGACCGAACTCGCCACACAGCGTCAGGCCGAAACCGCAGCCAAGGGCCCCAAACCCAAGGCGGCGCTGAACGGCGCACGGTCGTTCTGGCTGAAACAGCTGCATAGCTGGCACTGGATTTCGGCGGCGGTCAGCCTCGTCGGCATGATCCTGTTCGCGGTCACCGGCATCACCCTGAACCATGCGGCCTCAATCCCCGGCGATCCGGTCACGGTCGAACAGACCGCGACCTTGCCGGCGCCCCTGTTGCAGCGGCTGGCGAGCTTCCCGCAGGAGACGACTGATCCTGTCCCCGACGCGGTCGCACGCTGGGCGTCCGACGCTCTAAAGGTCGAGATCGCCGGCAAGCCGACCGAGACGACGGCGGAAGAGGTCTATGTCGCCCTGGCCATGCCCGGCGGCGACGGCTGGGTCACCATCGACCGTTCGACCGGCGAGACGCTGCACGAGAAGACGACGCGCGGGTGGATCGCCTACCTCAACGACCTGCACAAGGGTCGCAACGCCGGCGTGGTCTGGTTCTGGTTCATCGACGTCTTCGCGGCGGCCTGCGTCATCTTCGCCGTCACGGGGCTGGGCCTGATGTTCCTGCACGCCAAGGGTCGGCCCTCGACTTGGCCGCTGGCGGCGTTGGGCCTGCTGATCCCCGTCGTTATCGCCCTGATCTTCATTCATTGA
- a CDS encoding DUF2271 domain-containing protein, translating into MRLLPVVITTVGLAAAAVPAMAADLTVSVEIPRLNTASYHRPYVAVWIEKPDQSAERTLAVWYQQTRNNEGDGKDWLKDLRTWWRKGGRAMSLPADGVSGATRAPGRQTVSVPAARLRNLQPGQYNIVVEAARELGGREVVRVPFRWGAANTSAGTGSTELGAVRVAVSR; encoded by the coding sequence ATGCGCCTTCTTCCCGTCGTCATCACCACCGTCGGCCTGGCCGCCGCCGCTGTGCCCGCCATGGCCGCCGACCTGACGGTGTCGGTCGAGATTCCGCGCCTGAACACCGCCTCCTATCACCGCCCCTATGTCGCGGTGTGGATCGAAAAGCCGGATCAGTCCGCCGAACGCACCCTGGCCGTATGGTATCAGCAGACCCGCAACAACGAGGGCGACGGCAAGGACTGGCTGAAGGATCTGCGCACCTGGTGGCGCAAGGGCGGCCGGGCCATGAGCCTGCCGGCCGACGGCGTATCCGGGGCCACGCGCGCGCCGGGCCGCCAGACCGTCAGCGTGCCCGCCGCCCGCCTGCGCAACCTTCAGCCCGGTCAGTACAACATCGTCGTCGAGGCGGCCCGTGAGTTGGGCGGGCGCGAGGTCGTGCGTGTGCCCTTCCGCTGGGGCGCGGCCAATACAAGCGCCGGAACCGGCTCCACCGAACTGGGCGCCGTGCGCGTCGCCGTCTCTCGCTGA
- a CDS encoding DUF4198 domain-containing protein, whose product MKKTIALLTLAAALAAPMAAQAHRAWLAPTATTLSGTDAWVGFDAGMSNQVFNPDHAAMRLTGLTITAPDGSAVQPENAMQGRYRSTFDAHLTQNGTYKIANVMNGVMASYTLNGEQKRWRGAASDYPAGLPEGATNVQATRTASRIETFVTLNNPTDTVFKTTGEGLELVPVTHPNDLVVGEPATFKLLNNGQPAADIDVTVARGGLRYRDNPEESTVKTNAEGAFTITWPEAGMYWLNASVRTEGQGETLGSNASYVAAMEILP is encoded by the coding sequence ATGAAGAAGACGATCGCCCTGCTCACGCTGGCTGCAGCACTGGCCGCCCCAATGGCCGCTCAGGCCCACCGCGCCTGGTTGGCGCCCACCGCCACGACCCTGTCGGGCACGGACGCCTGGGTCGGATTCGACGCCGGCATGTCGAACCAGGTGTTCAACCCCGACCACGCCGCCATGCGCCTGACCGGCCTGACCATCACCGCGCCGGACGGCTCGGCGGTCCAGCCCGAGAACGCCATGCAGGGCCGTTATCGCTCGACCTTCGACGCCCATCTGACCCAGAACGGCACCTACAAGATCGCCAACGTCATGAACGGCGTCATGGCCAGCTACACCCTGAACGGCGAACAGAAGCGCTGGCGCGGCGCGGCCTCGGACTACCCGGCGGGCCTGCCTGAGGGGGCGACCAATGTTCAGGCGACCCGTACCGCCAGCCGGATCGAGACCTTCGTCACCCTGAACAACCCCACCGACACCGTCTTCAAGACGACCGGCGAGGGGCTTGAGCTGGTTCCTGTCACCCACCCGAACGACCTGGTCGTGGGCGAACCCGCCACCTTCAAGCTGCTGAACAACGGCCAGCCGGCGGCGGACATCGACGTCACCGTGGCGCGTGGCGGCCTGCGTTACCGCGACAACCCCGAAGAATCGACGGTCAAGACCAACGCCGAGGGCGCCTTCACCATCACCTGGCCGGAAGCCGGCATGTACTGGCTGAACGCCTCGGTCCGCACCGAAGGCCAGGGCGAAACGCTGGGTTCCAACGCCAGCTATGTGGCGGCGATGGAAATCCTGCCCTAA
- a CDS encoding FAD:protein FMN transferase, with protein MSDIPPSRGSRAAPPTVNIGDAAPLGDRADNRVLVPAIEGAPPRPPSDLIRSLGGQTMGTTWSARVIAPPGVGEAEIQVAIEEELAAVVGLFSPWEPSSEISRFNTAPAGVWAVSQPFWDLLDAAMTLGDETNGAVDPTLGALVDLWGFGPPGPRSALLPVPSEDEIAAAAAVSGWQKLRLNGEARAVMQMGGMKLDFSGIAKGHAVDRVSDRLMAMGATSHLIEIGGELKGRGVKPDAQPWWVEIERVEGSPAPHTVAALFDLAVATSGDYRRAFRHEGRLYPHTIDGSTGRPVSNNLSSVTVLHPSAMMADAYATALTVMGPFDGPDYAEAIGLMAHFVERTQRGPVERMSPAFAALMDDDGDRPG; from the coding sequence ATGTCCGACATTCCCCCCTCGCGCGGTTCACGCGCCGCCCCGCCCACGGTCAACATCGGCGACGCCGCCCCTCTGGGCGACCGCGCCGACAACCGCGTCCTCGTGCCCGCGATCGAAGGCGCGCCGCCTCGTCCGCCCAGCGACCTGATCCGCTCGCTGGGCGGCCAGACCATGGGCACGACCTGGAGCGCGCGCGTCATCGCCCCGCCAGGCGTAGGCGAGGCCGAGATCCAGGTGGCGATCGAAGAGGAACTCGCGGCCGTCGTCGGTCTGTTCAGCCCGTGGGAGCCGTCCAGCGAAATCAGCCGCTTCAACACGGCGCCGGCCGGCGTCTGGGCGGTGTCCCAGCCGTTCTGGGATCTGCTGGATGCGGCGATGACACTGGGCGACGAGACCAACGGCGCCGTCGATCCGACCCTTGGCGCCTTGGTCGATCTGTGGGGGTTCGGCCCGCCCGGACCGCGCTCGGCTCTGCTGCCCGTCCCATCCGAAGACGAGATTGCGGCGGCTGCGGCCGTGTCGGGCTGGCAGAAGCTGCGGCTGAACGGCGAGGCGCGCGCGGTCATGCAGATGGGCGGGATGAAGCTGGACTTCTCCGGCATCGCCAAGGGTCATGCGGTGGACCGCGTGTCCGACCGCCTGATGGCCATGGGCGCGACCTCGCACCTGATCGAGATCGGCGGCGAGTTGAAGGGGCGCGGCGTCAAGCCGGACGCCCAGCCGTGGTGGGTCGAGATCGAGCGGGTCGAGGGCTCGCCCGCGCCCCACACCGTGGCGGCGTTGTTCGATCTGGCCGTGGCGACCAGCGGCGACTATCGCCGCGCGTTCCGCCATGAGGGGCGCCTGTATCCCCACACCATTGACGGATCGACCGGGCGGCCGGTCAGCAATAATCTGAGTTCGGTAACCGTCCTGCACCCCTCGGCCATGATGGCCGACGCCTACGCCACGGCCCTGACCGTCATGGGGCCGTTCGACGGACCGGACTATGCCGAGGCCATCGGCCTGATGGCCCATTTCGTCGAGCGTACCCAGCGCGGTCCGGTCGAGCGGATGTCGCCGGCCTTCGCCGCCCTGATGGACGACGACGGAGATCGTCCGGGGTGA
- a CDS encoding sulfite reductase subunit alpha, translated as MTADPQRWLWAVGALALWLALIAVIVWRARRTRAVARARSDALAGAGEGRPLLIAFASQTGFAEELAWMTARSLGDGGVGARVLSFADLDVQTLKAADRALLIVSTTGEGDPPDSAARFVRKVMGEATNLSELRFGLLALGDRSYDQFCGFGHAVDGWLRRAGAEPLFDMVEVDNGEAGAIRHWQHQLNQITGSVTAPDWTPPAYDPWRLVERTLVNPGSPGGEAWHLTLEAVGATPDWSAGDIAEVGLPKRDGVTPGSREYSIASLPSDGRVEFLVRLMRHPDGTPGLASGWLTQDLALGDQIGMRLRTNRSFHGPADETPMILIGNGTGIAGLRAHLKARTDVGGAWLLFGERTQAHDAFFDAELQAWLASGVLRRLDRSFSRDAGDGRYVQDLVGAAADELRDWIARGAAIYVCGSLEGMSQGVHAALESALGVDVVLTLLENGRYRRDVY; from the coding sequence GTGACAGCCGATCCGCAGCGCTGGCTGTGGGCGGTCGGGGCCTTGGCGCTTTGGCTGGCCCTGATCGCCGTCATCGTCTGGCGTGCACGCAGGACCAGGGCGGTGGCCCGCGCGCGGTCTGATGCTCTGGCTGGCGCAGGCGAGGGACGGCCGCTGCTGATCGCCTTCGCCAGCCAGACGGGCTTCGCCGAGGAACTGGCGTGGATGACGGCGCGGTCTCTGGGCGATGGCGGCGTGGGCGCGCGGGTGCTGTCCTTCGCCGATCTGGATGTGCAGACCCTGAAGGCGGCGGACCGCGCATTGCTGATCGTCTCCACGACCGGCGAGGGCGATCCGCCCGACAGCGCCGCTCGGTTCGTGCGCAAGGTCATGGGCGAGGCGACGAATCTGTCGGAACTGCGTTTCGGTCTGCTGGCGCTGGGCGACCGCAGCTATGATCAGTTCTGCGGCTTCGGCCATGCGGTGGACGGCTGGCTGCGACGCGCGGGCGCCGAGCCCCTGTTCGACATGGTCGAGGTCGATAACGGCGAGGCCGGCGCCATCCGCCACTGGCAGCACCAACTGAACCAGATCACCGGCAGCGTGACGGCTCCGGACTGGACACCGCCTGCCTACGACCCCTGGCGGCTGGTCGAACGGACACTGGTCAACCCCGGCAGTCCGGGCGGAGAGGCCTGGCATCTGACGCTCGAGGCCGTGGGCGCGACGCCCGACTGGTCGGCCGGCGACATCGCCGAGGTCGGCCTGCCCAAGCGTGACGGCGTCACGCCGGGTTCGCGCGAATATTCCATCGCCTCCCTGCCGTCTGACGGCCGGGTCGAGTTTTTGGTCCGCCTGATGCGCCATCCCGACGGCACACCCGGCCTTGCCTCAGGCTGGCTGACGCAGGATCTGGCGCTGGGCGATCAGATCGGAATGCGCCTGCGCACTAACCGCAGCTTCCACGGCCCGGCGGACGAGACGCCGATGATCCTGATCGGCAACGGCACGGGCATCGCGGGTTTGCGCGCACATTTAAAGGCGCGCACCGACGTGGGCGGGGCCTGGCTGCTGTTCGGAGAACGCACCCAGGCGCACGACGCCTTCTTCGATGCGGAGTTGCAGGCCTGGCTGGCGTCGGGGGTGTTGCGGCGGCTGGACCGGAGCTTCTCGCGCGACGCGGGCGACGGCCGATATGTGCAGGATCTGGTCGGGGCGGCGGCCGACGAGCTTCGAGATTGGATCGCGCGCGGCGCGGCGATCTATGTCTGCGGCAGTTTGGAAGGCATGTCGCAAGGCGTCCATGCCGCGCTGGAAAGCGCGCTGGGCGTGGACGTTGTGCTGACCTTGCTGGAAAACGGGCGCTACCGCCGTGACGTGTACTGA
- a CDS encoding UDP-N-acetylmuramate--L-alanine ligase → MNQDASYFFCGIGGSGMLPLAMIVQAHGAVIEGSDRALDQGRTPEKFDWLRAHGVTLHPQDGSGVTRADQTVIATGAIEETVPDIGAARRAGATIKTRPELLSELFNAAPTSVGVAGTSGKSTITGMIAWILHQTGREPTVMNGAVMKNFADADHPFASALIGGPDLFVSEVDESDGSIARYDPTVAVVSNISLDHKSMEELRDLFGGFTARATTAVLNLDNPETAALAQTLPAGKAITFGLGEEKAELSAHDLQPLPTGMRFRLIEGWSEHDMVLNVPGAHNVANALAALGATRALGVPTAEAVKALETFAGIRRRMEVVGTARDIIVIDDFAHNPDKIAATLKTLHAFDGRLLILFQPHGFGPLKLMKSEFIDGFAGLMREDDVLLMPEPVYYGGTTDRSVGSEDIASGVRAAGRQAEALATRADCGDRIVEIAKPGDRIIVMGARDDTLSTFAAELLGRLGQ, encoded by the coding sequence ATGAACCAAGACGCCTCCTATTTCTTCTGCGGCATCGGCGGGTCGGGCATGCTGCCCCTGGCCATGATCGTCCAGGCGCACGGCGCCGTGATCGAAGGGTCGGACCGGGCGCTGGACCAGGGCCGCACGCCCGAGAAGTTCGACTGGCTGCGCGCCCATGGCGTGACCCTGCACCCCCAGGACGGATCGGGCGTGACCCGCGCGGATCAGACCGTCATCGCCACCGGCGCCATCGAGGAGACGGTGCCCGATATCGGCGCGGCCAGGCGCGCGGGCGCAACCATCAAGACCCGGCCCGAACTGCTCAGCGAACTTTTCAACGCCGCCCCGACCTCGGTCGGGGTCGCGGGCACCAGCGGCAAGTCCACCATCACCGGCATGATCGCCTGGATCCTGCATCAGACGGGCCGGGAGCCGACCGTCATGAATGGGGCGGTGATGAAGAACTTCGCCGACGCCGACCATCCGTTCGCCAGCGCCCTGATCGGCGGGCCGGACCTGTTCGTGTCGGAGGTGGACGAAAGCGACGGCTCCATCGCGCGCTACGATCCGACGGTGGCGGTGGTGTCCAACATCTCGCTGGACCACAAGTCGATGGAGGAGCTGCGCGACCTGTTCGGCGGCTTCACCGCGCGGGCGACGACGGCCGTATTGAACCTGGACAACCCCGAGACGGCGGCCCTGGCCCAGACCTTGCCGGCTGGGAAAGCGATCACCTTCGGCCTGGGCGAAGAGAAGGCCGAACTGTCCGCCCATGATCTTCAGCCCCTGCCGACAGGCATGCGGTTCCGGCTGATCGAGGGCTGGAGCGAACACGACATGGTGCTGAACGTCCCCGGCGCCCACAATGTCGCCAACGCCCTGGCGGCCCTGGGCGCGACCCGCGCGCTGGGCGTGCCCACGGCCGAGGCGGTCAAGGCGCTGGAGACCTTCGCCGGCATCCGTCGCCGGATGGAGGTCGTTGGGACGGCGCGCGACATCATCGTCATCGACGACTTCGCCCATAACCCGGACAAGATCGCGGCCACGCTGAAGACCCTGCACGCCTTCGACGGGCGGCTGCTGATCCTCTTCCAGCCGCATGGGTTCGGCCCGCTGAAGCTGATGAAGTCGGAGTTCATCGACGGTTTCGCCGGCCTGATGCGGGAGGACGACGTGCTGCTGATGCCCGAGCCGGTCTATTACGGCGGCACCACCGATCGCAGCGTGGGATCGGAAGACATCGCCTCTGGCGTCCGCGCCGCCGGCCGTCAGGCTGAGGCGCTGGCGACGCGCGCCGACTGCGGCGACCGCATCGTGGAGATCGCCAAGCCTGGCGACCGGATCATCGTCATGGGCGCGCGCGACGACACCCTGTCGACCTTCGCGGCGGAACTTTTGGGGCGTCTAGGCCAATAG